A region from the Triticum urartu cultivar G1812 chromosome 1, Tu2.1, whole genome shotgun sequence genome encodes:
- the LOC125520642 gene encoding protein SODIUM POTASSIUM ROOT DEFECTIVE 2-like — MRTGGMLCRSQAATAVCVPGDARSMVVGRRADRTIAEDARTLHDVRYVRLGADGAGAALVSSRRVAPPQPPPMSRRRGAPVAVTLPMVTKSPVETPARDTAAAKRTPATPTAAVAPGDQVLQVVVMKVAIHCQGCAGKVRKHISKMEGVTSFSIDLESKKVTVMGHVSPAGVLESISKVKKAELLM; from the exons ATGAGGACCGGGGGGATGCTGTGCCGGTCACAGGCGGCGACGGCGGTCTGCGTGCCGGGCGACGCACGGTCCATGGTCGTCGGGCGCCGCGCCGACCGGACAATCGCCGAGGACGCGCGCACTCTCCACGACGTCAGGTACGTGCGCCTTGGTGCCGACGGAGCCGGCGCCGCGCTTGTCTCGTCCAGGCGGGTGGCGCCGCCCCAGCCGCCGCCCATGTCGAGGAGGCGCGGAGCGCCGGTGGCCGTGACGCTGCCGATGGTGACCAAGAGCCCCGTGGAGACGCCGGCGCGGGACACTGCGGCGGCTAAGCGGACACCCGCCACTCCTACGGCGGCCGTGGCACCCGGCGACCAAGTCCTCCAA GTGGTCGTGATGAAGGTGGCTATACACTGCCAGGGGTGTGCAGGGAAAGTGAGGAAGCACATCTCCAAAATGGAAG GGGTGACATCGTTCAGCATCGATCTGGAGAGCAAGAAGGTGACGGTGATGGGTCACGTGTCCCCGGCGGGTGTCCTCGAGAGCATCTCAAAGGTCAAGAAGGCTGAGCTGctcatgtga